The genomic window GTACCCTAATACAGTATCGTATAATTCTACTTCGTGTGAGGCGTTGATGATTGCTTCTGGTCCTTTTTTTGAGCCTTTTCCGAATGTTGATGTTTTTTCAAATGGTACAGGCAACACTATAACATTTGCAGTGTCCGAATGAGAAAAATTTTGAGACAACGCCATGAAATTTTCTTTTTCAGACAAATATGTTTTTCCACTTCTATTCATACAGCCCTCTTAATTTGCGTCTAATTCTTCAAAAACACATTTCATTAAGAAAGGCAGAACAAGTGTCGCATCTGCTAATACTTCTGCGTATCTACCACCTTCTTCGAGTGGCACAAATTTGCCCCAGCTCACGCCTTCGGAATAGGTGCAACCTGATAAGCCTCCCCAATAAACAGGCTCAGGACAAATACGGACGCCGTATTGGAATCGAGGTCGTTTTATCTCTACATTTAATCGGTTTGCGGTTATGTCATAATAAGGTCCTACTTGTTGTGCCCAATTGCGGGGAACACCACCGCCGATGGTTATAATTCCTAATCGTTTTGCTCTACCGATTAATCGGGCGTAATGTTGTAAATCTAAAAATGGGTTAAAATTAGGCACAGCCTGAAATAATTCTTCTGGGTCCCAAACATTGTTTTCTTGCTGCCTTTTTTCAATGGCTTTTTTCATTGCCCACGTAGAAAAGTCCAGTCCCATTTCACTATCAGTAAAGGCGGGTATGTAAACGGGAACATTTTTATTATAAGCACTTCGTAAGATGCCAGGACCATAATTTAAAT from Candidatus Hydrogenedens sp. includes these protein-coding regions:
- a CDS encoding deoxyhypusine synthase family protein yields the protein MHRELHDGREDGLMPLESLDLSKIHRFSDLIKAMRKTAFTGRTLGEAFEVLLQMFRDEDCSVVLTLSGAMTVAKQGMIICEMINRGLVQAVIATGALIAHGVTESIGLTHYAVNPEVDDKELFEKGYNRVYDTLEMEANLNDVCEVVARVLDLIEPEDGFWCSYRFCHAIGKELEDLNYGPGILRSAYNKNVPVYIPAFTDSEMGLDFSTWAMKKAIEKRQQENNVWDPEELFQAVPNFNPFLDLQHYARLIGRAKRLGIITIGGGVPRNWAQQVGPYYDITANRLNVEIKRPRFQYGVRICPEPVYWGGLSGCTYSEGVSWGKFVPLEEGGRYAEVLADATLVLPFLMKCVFEELDAN